In Bactrocera oleae isolate idBacOlea1 chromosome 5, idBacOlea1, whole genome shotgun sequence, a genomic segment contains:
- the LOC106619313 gene encoding pancreatic lipase-related protein 2 isoform X1, with amino-acid sequence MQTTRFLVSLFCGFVILTLPEFNGSTFISHHIHKWKAVMTSMRYVQETMLRTSLNRATPNNGIVFECRTTSNMRLGDEVHFELQLGDMRGFHRLDPRRKLALFLHGWNDEGSKEWVQDMLKTWTHFDPNYSVCVVDWGHLSQVDYKTASMSIFDVGLTVAGIIMSMENLRPEYFTRRNVTLAGYSLGAHAAGYAGAMLNGELEQIIGLDPAGPLFTLPAVVSPDFRLDPTDAQYVQVLHTSAGTLGAGLKMGHADFYPNGGKAPQRHCNVLVTDVQNNAVACSHSSSAVFFKQSMNPAFPFVGNHCSSYDNFVHGLCRQGHRGRFGIHSQRRSYGNFYFVTEPQPPYVQRRLWPRRRHHHYQQQQWRRRHKVRASAALARSALRQTISTTADVKAMQPWQRKWRRRRVYY; translated from the exons ATGCAAACAACTCGTTTTTTGGTGTCTCTATTCTGTGGATTCGTAATATTAACATTACCGGAATTTAATGGATCCACATTTATTTCCCATCATATTCATAAATGGAAGGCGGTGATGACTTCAATGCGGTATGTGCAGGAGACAATGCTGCGTACAAGCTTAAATCGTGCAACTCCAAACAACGGAATCGTTTTCGAATGTCGTACAAC TTCCAACATGCGCTTAGGAGACGAAGTACATTTCGAGTTGCAGCTGGGAGATATGCGCGGTTTCCATCGCTTGGATCCACGCCGCAAGCTGGCACTATTTCTGCATGGGTGGAACGACGAAGGTAGCAAGGAATGGGTGCAGGACATGTTAAAAA CTTGGACTCACTTCGATCCGAATTATAGCGTTTGTGTTGTAGATTGGGGTCATCTCTCGCAGGTGGACTACAAGACTGCTTCTATGTCCATATTTGATGTTGGTCTCACAGTGGCTGGCATCATTATGTCTATGGAAAATTTACGACCCGAATATTTCACCCGTCGCAATGTCACATTGGCTGGCTACAGTTTGGGTGCCCATGCTGCTGGATATGCGGGCGCTATGCTTAATGGAGAGCTAGAGCAAATCATAGGCCTTGATCCGGCTGGACCGCTATTTACATTGCCAGCCGTTGTATCACCAGATTTTCGTCTGGACCCCACAGACGCGCAATACGTACAAGTGCTGCACACATCGGCGGGCACATTGGGGGCAGGCTTAAAAATGGGACATGCAGATTTTTATCCGAATGGCGGAAAGGCGCCTCAACGTCATTGCAATGTACTGGTTACGGATGTGCAGAATA ATGCGGTTGCGTGCAGCCACAGCTCATCGGCTGTGTTTTTCAAGCAATCCATGAATCCGGCGTTTCCGTTCGTGGGCAACCATTGCAGCAGCTATGATAATTTCGTGCATGGTCTCTGTAGGCAGGGTCACCGCGGACGTTTTGGCATACATTCACAACGCCGCAGCTATGGCAACTTCTACTTCGTCACCGAACCGCAGCCGCCATATGTGCAACGAAGACTGTGGCCACGACGACGGCATCACCATTACCAACAGCAACAGTGGCGTCGCCGACATAAGGTGCGCGCTTCAGCGGCGTTGGCAAGAAGCGCTTTAAGGCAGACGATATCCACCACAGCGGATGTAAAAGCAATGCAACCGTGGCAGCGCAAATGGCGGCGGCGGCGTGTATATTACTGA
- the LOC106619313 gene encoding pancreatic lipase-related protein 2 isoform X2, translated as MRLGDEVHFELQLGDMRGFHRLDPRRKLALFLHGWNDEGSKEWVQDMLKTWTHFDPNYSVCVVDWGHLSQVDYKTASMSIFDVGLTVAGIIMSMENLRPEYFTRRNVTLAGYSLGAHAAGYAGAMLNGELEQIIGLDPAGPLFTLPAVVSPDFRLDPTDAQYVQVLHTSAGTLGAGLKMGHADFYPNGGKAPQRHCNVLVTDVQNNAVACSHSSSAVFFKQSMNPAFPFVGNHCSSYDNFVHGLCRQGHRGRFGIHSQRRSYGNFYFVTEPQPPYVQRRLWPRRRHHHYQQQQWRRRHKVRASAALARSALRQTISTTADVKAMQPWQRKWRRRRVYY; from the exons ATGCGCTTAGGAGACGAAGTACATTTCGAGTTGCAGCTGGGAGATATGCGCGGTTTCCATCGCTTGGATCCACGCCGCAAGCTGGCACTATTTCTGCATGGGTGGAACGACGAAGGTAGCAAGGAATGGGTGCAGGACATGTTAAAAA CTTGGACTCACTTCGATCCGAATTATAGCGTTTGTGTTGTAGATTGGGGTCATCTCTCGCAGGTGGACTACAAGACTGCTTCTATGTCCATATTTGATGTTGGTCTCACAGTGGCTGGCATCATTATGTCTATGGAAAATTTACGACCCGAATATTTCACCCGTCGCAATGTCACATTGGCTGGCTACAGTTTGGGTGCCCATGCTGCTGGATATGCGGGCGCTATGCTTAATGGAGAGCTAGAGCAAATCATAGGCCTTGATCCGGCTGGACCGCTATTTACATTGCCAGCCGTTGTATCACCAGATTTTCGTCTGGACCCCACAGACGCGCAATACGTACAAGTGCTGCACACATCGGCGGGCACATTGGGGGCAGGCTTAAAAATGGGACATGCAGATTTTTATCCGAATGGCGGAAAGGCGCCTCAACGTCATTGCAATGTACTGGTTACGGATGTGCAGAATA ATGCGGTTGCGTGCAGCCACAGCTCATCGGCTGTGTTTTTCAAGCAATCCATGAATCCGGCGTTTCCGTTCGTGGGCAACCATTGCAGCAGCTATGATAATTTCGTGCATGGTCTCTGTAGGCAGGGTCACCGCGGACGTTTTGGCATACATTCACAACGCCGCAGCTATGGCAACTTCTACTTCGTCACCGAACCGCAGCCGCCATATGTGCAACGAAGACTGTGGCCACGACGACGGCATCACCATTACCAACAGCAACAGTGGCGTCGCCGACATAAGGTGCGCGCTTCAGCGGCGTTGGCAAGAAGCGCTTTAAGGCAGACGATATCCACCACAGCGGATGTAAAAGCAATGCAACCGTGGCAGCGCAAATGGCGGCGGCGGCGTGTATATTACTGA
- the LOC118681446 gene encoding uro-adherence factor A, producing MKKITVVVAVALLLVQVVNTFPHVKRESVEVAVNGDSIKDSSSKDDHVKRESVEVVVNGDSIKDSSSKDDHVKRESVEVAANGDSIKDSSSKDDHVKRDSVEVADNGDSIKDSSSMEDHVKRESVEVAVNGDSIKDSSSKEDHVKRDSVEVADNRDNTVDSSSEEDQASSEILIYVVGAIGKLSKWMLENGSVLIKNTVKDLEKLPNKDQLLQANITRMSKIAKEASDFKLQEDGENILQLFENIGSFSEVLSDYESMPDDSDLKLTLKTALENNGYEKFQNEFEEHIVNLVEEFDVLFGEYVKGLSPDEKIEQANLLNWYEELTNETDENEKIDKFSEIFDLL from the exons ATGAAGAAAATCACAGTAGTTGTCGCCGTTGCTTTGCTGTTAGTGCAA GTCGTCAACACATTTCCACATGTTAAACGTGAATCTGTAGAGGTTGCGGTCAATGGAGATAGCATCAAAGACTCCTCGTCTAAGGATGATCATGTTAAACGTGAATCTGTAGAGGTTGTGGTCAATGGAGATAGCATCAAAGATTCCTCGTCTAAGGATGATCATGTTAAACGTGAATCTGTAGAGGTTGCGGCCAATGGAGATAGCATCAAAGATTCCTCGTCTAAGGATGATCATGTTAAACGTGACTCTGTAGAGGTTGCGGACAATGGAGATAGCATCAAAGATTCCTCGTCTATGGAAGATCATGTTAAACGTGAATCAGTAGAGGTTGCGGTAAATGGAGATAGCATCAAAGATTCCTCGTCTAAGGAAGATCATGTTAAACGTGACTCTGTAGAGGTTGCGGACAATAGAGATAACACCGTAGACTCCTCGtctgaggaagatcaagcatCATCAGAAATTTTGATCTATGTTGTAGGAGCGATAGGTAAGCTATCTAAATGGATGCTTGAAAATGGAAGCGTTCTGATTAAAAATACTGTTAAGGATCTGGAGAAGCTACCAAACAAAGATCAATTGCTACAAGCCAATATCACACGTATGTCAAAAATAGCCAAAGAGGCCTCGGATTTTAAACTGCAAGAAGATGGAGAGAACATTTTGcaactatttgaaaatattggtaGTTTTTCGGAAGTGTTATCTGACTATGAAAGCATGCCTGACGATTCAGACTTGAAACTCACATTGAAAACGGCTCTTGAAAATAATGGCTATGAAAAGTTCCAGAACGAATTTGAAGAGCATATTGTGAATTTAGTTGAAGAGTTCGATGTACTATTTGGTGAATATGTCAAAGGTTTAAGTCCAGACGAAAAGATAGAGCAAGCCAACTTGCTTAACTGGTATGAAGAATTAACTAACGAAactgatgaaaatgaaaaaattgacaaGTTTAGCGAAATCTTTGACTTGCTTTAG